One segment of Curtobacterium sp. MR_MD2014 DNA contains the following:
- the sucC gene encoding ADP-forming succinate--CoA ligase subunit beta: MDLFEYQARDLFESYGVPVLQGITADTPEEARAAAERIGGVVVVKAQVKVGGRGKAGGVKVAKTPDEAYEHAEAILGLDIKGHTVQRVMVAQGADIAEEFYFSVLLDRANRSYLSLVSVEGGMEIEQLAVEKPEALARVEVNPLTGINKEAALDIARQANFPSELQDQVADVFVKLYDVFAGEDATLVEVNPLVRTGDGQILALDGKVSLDDNADFRHEGHAQLEDTASEDPLEAKAKQHGLNYVKLDGEVGVIGNGAGLVMSTLDVVAYAGERHGGVKPANFLDIGGGASAEVMANGLDVILGDPQVKSVFVNVFGGITACDAVANGIVAALGILGDSATKPLVVRLDGNNVDEGRRILAEAAHPLVTVAETMDDAAEQAAELAAAAA, translated from the coding sequence GTGGATCTTTTCGAGTACCAGGCCAGGGACCTCTTCGAGTCCTACGGCGTCCCTGTGCTGCAGGGCATCACCGCCGACACCCCGGAAGAGGCGAGGGCGGCCGCCGAGCGGATCGGCGGCGTGGTCGTCGTCAAGGCGCAGGTGAAGGTCGGCGGTCGCGGCAAGGCCGGCGGCGTCAAGGTCGCGAAGACCCCGGACGAGGCGTACGAGCACGCGGAGGCGATCCTCGGCCTCGACATCAAGGGCCACACCGTGCAGCGCGTGATGGTCGCCCAGGGTGCCGACATCGCCGAGGAGTTCTACTTCTCGGTGCTGCTCGACCGGGCGAACCGCTCGTACCTGTCGCTCGTCAGCGTCGAGGGCGGCATGGAGATCGAGCAGCTCGCGGTCGAGAAGCCCGAGGCGCTCGCGCGCGTCGAGGTGAACCCGCTCACGGGCATCAACAAGGAGGCCGCGCTCGACATCGCGCGCCAGGCGAACTTCCCGTCCGAGCTCCAGGACCAGGTCGCGGACGTCTTCGTGAAGCTCTACGACGTGTTCGCCGGCGAGGACGCCACCCTCGTCGAGGTGAACCCGCTGGTCCGCACCGGCGACGGGCAGATCCTCGCCCTCGACGGCAAGGTGTCGCTCGACGACAACGCCGACTTCCGCCACGAGGGCCACGCGCAGCTCGAGGACACCGCGAGCGAGGACCCGCTCGAGGCCAAGGCGAAGCAGCACGGCCTGAACTACGTGAAGCTCGACGGCGAGGTCGGCGTCATCGGCAACGGCGCAGGGCTCGTCATGTCGACGCTCGACGTCGTCGCGTACGCCGGTGAGCGCCACGGCGGCGTGAAGCCCGCGAACTTCCTCGACATCGGCGGTGGCGCCTCGGCCGAGGTCATGGCGAACGGCCTCGACGTCATCCTCGGCGACCCGCAGGTGAAGAGCGTGTTCGTGAACGTCTTCGGCGGCATCACCGCCTGCGACGCCGTCGCGAACGGCATCGTCGCCGCACTCGGCATCCTCGGCGACTCGGCGACCAAGCCGCTCGTCGTGCGCCTGGACGGCAACAACGTGGACGAGGGTCGCCGGATCCTGGCGGAGGCGGCGCACCCGCTCGTCACCGTCGCCGAGACCATGGACGACGCGGCCGAGCAGGCCGCCGAGCTCGCCGCGGCCGCGGCGTAA
- a CDS encoding RecQ family ATP-dependent DNA helicase produces MQKELRTRAADVFGWDLHPEQEQVVDAVLDGRDALALMPTGSGKSAIYQVAALALDGPVVVVSPLVALQEDQVVGIEDHPDAPRAVTINATRGSRQLEDAWDAVASGEARYVFLAPEQLAKDEVVERLRDAGVALVTVDEAHCVSSWGHDFRPDYLVLGEVVERLGRPPVLAMTATGSTPVRAEIVERLGMRDPLVVATGFDRPNLRFEVARHADDESKREAVVEQVVGLEGVGIVYVATRAETLVYADELVESGRRAKAYHAGLRVRDRERVHHEFLDGELDVVVATSAFGMGIDKPDVRFVVHADVPESVDAYYQEVGRAGRDGDVGLATMHYRAEDLGLRRFFASGSPRPATLRAVFDAVPAEGSVARSELAERSGLAARTAGRAANALVDAGALDDGEDGLTRRPDGPRDAEAAAGLAKAQAKEREEIEESRIAMMRRFAETSGCRRQFLLGYFGDELAEPCGNCDTCTAGTAQDADAHGADGANDDAWPPESPVEHAQWGRGTVMSTEDDRLTVFFESAGYKTLGLADVEERHLLERV; encoded by the coding sequence GTGCAGAAGGAACTCCGTACCCGCGCCGCCGACGTCTTCGGCTGGGACCTCCACCCCGAGCAGGAACAGGTCGTCGACGCCGTCCTCGACGGTCGCGACGCCCTGGCGCTCATGCCCACCGGCTCGGGGAAGTCCGCGATCTACCAGGTCGCCGCGCTCGCCCTGGACGGCCCGGTCGTCGTCGTCTCGCCCCTCGTGGCCCTGCAGGAGGACCAGGTCGTCGGCATCGAGGACCACCCGGACGCGCCCCGAGCCGTCACGATCAACGCCACCAGGGGCAGCCGGCAGCTCGAGGACGCGTGGGACGCCGTGGCGTCCGGCGAGGCCCGGTACGTGTTCCTGGCCCCCGAGCAGCTGGCGAAGGACGAGGTCGTCGAGCGGCTGCGCGACGCCGGCGTCGCGCTCGTCACCGTCGACGAGGCGCACTGCGTGTCGAGCTGGGGGCACGACTTCCGCCCGGACTACCTGGTGCTCGGCGAGGTCGTGGAGCGCCTCGGACGCCCGCCGGTGCTCGCGATGACCGCGACCGGTTCGACGCCCGTCCGCGCCGAGATCGTCGAGCGGCTCGGCATGCGGGACCCGCTGGTCGTCGCCACCGGCTTCGACCGGCCGAACCTGCGCTTCGAGGTCGCCCGGCACGCCGACGACGAGTCGAAGCGCGAGGCGGTCGTGGAGCAGGTCGTCGGACTCGAGGGGGTCGGCATCGTCTACGTCGCCACCCGCGCCGAGACCCTGGTGTACGCGGACGAACTCGTGGAGAGCGGTCGCCGGGCGAAGGCGTACCACGCGGGCCTCCGCGTGCGGGACCGCGAGCGGGTCCACCACGAGTTCCTCGACGGCGAGCTCGACGTCGTCGTCGCCACCAGCGCGTTCGGCATGGGGATCGACAAGCCGGACGTGCGCTTCGTCGTGCACGCCGACGTCCCCGAGTCGGTCGACGCCTACTACCAGGAGGTGGGCCGTGCCGGCCGCGACGGCGACGTCGGCCTCGCCACGATGCACTACCGCGCCGAGGACCTCGGCCTCCGACGCTTCTTCGCGTCCGGCTCGCCGCGCCCGGCCACCCTCCGTGCCGTGTTCGACGCCGTCCCCGCCGAGGGATCGGTGGCCCGTTCCGAGCTCGCCGAACGCTCCGGGCTCGCCGCTCGCACCGCGGGCCGTGCCGCCAACGCCCTCGTCGATGCGGGCGCGCTCGACGACGGTGAGGACGGTCTCACCCGTCGACCGGACGGCCCCCGCGACGCCGAGGCGGCGGCGGGGCTCGCGAAGGCGCAGGCGAAGGAGCGCGAGGAGATCGAGGAGTCGCGCATCGCGATGATGCGCCGGTTCGCCGAGACCTCGGGCTGCCGCCGGCAGTTCCTGCTCGGGTACTTCGGTGACGAGCTCGCCGAGCCGTGCGGCAACTGCGACACGTGCACGGCCGGGACCGCCCAGGACGCGGACGCTCACGGTGCCGACGGTGCGAACGACGACGCCTGGCCCCCGGAGTCGCCCGTCGAGCACGCGCAGTGGGGTCGAGGGACGGTGATGAGCACGGAGGACGACCGGTTGACGGTGTTCTTCGAGTCCGCCGGCTACAAGACCCTCGGGCTGGCCGACGTCGAGGAACGGCACCTGCTCGAACGCGTCTGA